One Peromyscus leucopus breed LL Stock chromosome 2, UCI_PerLeu_2.1, whole genome shotgun sequence DNA window includes the following coding sequences:
- the LOC114699412 gene encoding 60S ribosomal protein L24-like gives MKVELCSFSRYKIYPRHGWCYARTDGKVFQFLNAKCESAFLSKRNPWQINWTVLYRRKHKKSQSEEIQKKRTRRAIKFQWAITGASLAGIMAKRNQKTEVRKAQQEQAIRAAKEAKKAKQASKKTAMAAAKASTKAAPKQKIVKPVKVSAPRVGGKR, from the coding sequence ATGAAGGTCGAGCTGTGCAGTTTCAGCCGCTACAAGATCTACCCCAGGCACGGGTGGTGCTACGCCAGGACCGATGGGAAGGTTTTCCAGTTTCTTAATGCAAAATGCGAGTCCGCATTTCTTTCCAAAAGGAATCCTTGGCAGATAAACTGGACTGTCCTctacagaagaaaacacaagaaaagccAGTCGgaagaaattcaaaagaaaagaacccGCCGTGCAATCAAATTCCAGTGGGCTATCACTGGTGCATCTCTTGCTGGTATAATGGCCAAGAGGAATCAGAAAACCGAAGTTAGGAAAGCTCAGCAGGAACAGGCTATCAGGGCTGCCAAGGAAGCAAAAAAGGCTAAGCAGGCATCTAAGAAGACAGCAATGGCTGCTGCCAAGGCCTCTACCAAAGCAGCACCTAAACAAAAGATTGTAAAGCCTGTGAAGGTCTCTGCTCCCCGAGTTGGTGGAAAACGCTAA